The following are from one region of the Cyclopterus lumpus isolate fCycLum1 chromosome 21, fCycLum1.pri, whole genome shotgun sequence genome:
- the nup35 gene encoding nucleoporin NUP35 isoform X3 → MELQVGTEPMTLGSPTSPKSAPGAQFLPGFLMGDLPAPASPQPRPFSLAMPIMESTGGGGGSAPQPVVPTPKDKSGAPPVRSIHDDMVTVTTPLNTLRQSFPVMQSPLSARGASTPGVQQLCLSPAQVDPFYSQGESLSSEDHLDQTWITVFGFPPASASYILLQFAQYGNILKHTMASPGNWMHLQYQSRLQARKALSKDGKVFGDAIMVGVKPCIDKSVMDGSVPVSSPLAASFSSVLPSTPRSAIRPLSAAYRSSCSDYQVVADRQTPRKDDSFVSKAMEYMFGW, encoded by the exons ATGGAGCTACAAG TGGGAACAGAACCGATGACCCTGGGCTCTCCCACCTCTCCAAAGTCGGCCCCTGGAGCTCAGTTTCTGCCCGGCTTCCTGATGGGCGACTTGCCGGCTCCAGCTAGCCCCCAGCCACGTCCCTTCAGTCTGGCCATGCCCATTATGGAGAGCACAG gaggaggtggaggctcTGCCCCGCAGCCCGTTGTCCCCACCCCCAAAGATAAGAGTGGAGCCCCACCCGTTCGCAGTATCCATGACGACATGGTTACTGTGACTACACCCCTCAACACACTCAGACAG TCTTTTCCAGTTATGCAGTCTCCTCTGTCTGCACGGGGAGCATCAACTCCAG GTGTGCAGCAGCTGTGCCTGTCTCCAGCTCAGGTGGATCCTTTTTACAGTCAGGGAGAGTCTCTGTCATCTGAAGATCATCTGGACCAGACTTGGATCACTGTGTTTGG TTTTCCTCCAGCCTCAGCCTCCTACATCCTGCTGCAGTTCGCACAGTATGGAAACATCCTCaaacacacg ATGGCGTCTCCTGGTAACTGGATGCACCTTCAGTATCAGTCCAGACTTCAGGCCAGGAAGGCTCTGTCTAAAGATGGAAAAGTGTTTGGTGATGCCATCATGGTGGGAGTCAAACCCTGCATAGACAAG agTGTGATGGACGGCAGCGTAcccgtctcctctcccctcgccgcctccttctcctccgtcctcccctcCACTCCTCGCTCCGCCATCAGACCCCTCAGCGCCGCTTACAGGAGCTCCTGCAGCGACTAccag gtggtagcagacagacagacaccaaGGAAGGACGACAGTTTTGTTTCCAAAGCAATGGAGTACATGTTTGGCTGGTGA
- the nup35 gene encoding nucleoporin NUP35 isoform X1, with amino-acid sequence MELQVGTEPMTLGSPTSPKSAPGAQFLPGFLMGDLPAPASPQPRPFSLAMPIMESTGTPRGGGGGSAPQPVVPTPKDKSGAPPVRSIHDDMVTVTTPLNTLRQSFPVMQSPLSARGASTPGVQQLCLSPAQVDPFYSQGESLSSEDHLDQTWITVFGFPPASASYILLQFAQYGNILKHTMASPGNWMHLQYQSRLQARKALSKDGKVFGDAIMVGVKPCIDKSVMDGSVPVSSPLAASFSSVLPSTPRSAIRPLSAAYRSSCSDYQVVADRQTPRKDDSFVSKAMEYMFGW; translated from the exons ATGGAGCTACAAG TGGGAACAGAACCGATGACCCTGGGCTCTCCCACCTCTCCAAAGTCGGCCCCTGGAGCTCAGTTTCTGCCCGGCTTCCTGATGGGCGACTTGCCGGCTCCAGCTAGCCCCCAGCCACGTCCCTTCAGTCTGGCCATGCCCATTATGGAGAGCACAGGTACGCCCCGAG gaggaggtggaggctcTGCCCCGCAGCCCGTTGTCCCCACCCCCAAAGATAAGAGTGGAGCCCCACCCGTTCGCAGTATCCATGACGACATGGTTACTGTGACTACACCCCTCAACACACTCAGACAG TCTTTTCCAGTTATGCAGTCTCCTCTGTCTGCACGGGGAGCATCAACTCCAG GTGTGCAGCAGCTGTGCCTGTCTCCAGCTCAGGTGGATCCTTTTTACAGTCAGGGAGAGTCTCTGTCATCTGAAGATCATCTGGACCAGACTTGGATCACTGTGTTTGG TTTTCCTCCAGCCTCAGCCTCCTACATCCTGCTGCAGTTCGCACAGTATGGAAACATCCTCaaacacacg ATGGCGTCTCCTGGTAACTGGATGCACCTTCAGTATCAGTCCAGACTTCAGGCCAGGAAGGCTCTGTCTAAAGATGGAAAAGTGTTTGGTGATGCCATCATGGTGGGAGTCAAACCCTGCATAGACAAG agTGTGATGGACGGCAGCGTAcccgtctcctctcccctcgccgcctccttctcctccgtcctcccctcCACTCCTCGCTCCGCCATCAGACCCCTCAGCGCCGCTTACAGGAGCTCCTGCAGCGACTAccag gtggtagcagacagacagacaccaaGGAAGGACGACAGTTTTGTTTCCAAAGCAATGGAGTACATGTTTGGCTGGTGA
- the dnajc10 gene encoding dnaJ homolog subfamily C member 10: MGHTFVLGVQRPRPVWVMVPPLLLLLVLLLAAVSAESQDYYNLLKVNREATTREIRQAFKKLALTMHPDKNPGDATAHEKFLQVNRAYEVLKDEDLRKKYDKYGEKGLDEQQQGGRYESWNFYRYDFGIYDDDLEVITLDSGDFEAAVNSGEIWFINFYFPRCSHCHQLAPTWRDFAKEMDGVIRIGAVNCGDNNHLCRSKGINSYPSLSIFRAGQRPEKFNEERSKDSLVRFAMKFITTTVTQLWQGNVFSEIESAYASGLGWLITFCCDTGDCLEPTTRQKVAGMLDGLVKVGWMDCTSQEQLCDSFQVTSGVTALFPPGSSLDLQGSILWLNTLDSKEIYNEVINHLPDLEQLTSNNFQSKLAHHRWLVSFMFGDGSPASNEYKKLQTFLQNDHIQVGRVDCIADSKLCQSLYIHTPCVAVFKGLGIHDFEIHHGKDVLYNIVGFARDSVRAHVTTLRPDNFPSDRKEPWLVDFFAPWCPPCRALLPELRKASIQLAGQMKFGTLDCTIHHNLCSTYKIQAYPTTVIFNGSSVHEYEGQHSADGILEFIQDLVSPSVMILDPSSFSEKVTGRAEGQIWAVDFYAPWCGPCQALIPEWRRMARLLSGQILVGSVDCQHFQSFCQGQSVRSYPEIRLYLGNTRQPDRYTSYNGWNRDSHSLRSWALSSLPRASVDLTPESFRSLVLSGQDHWILDFYAPWCGPCQHFAPEFEVMARVLKGKVRAGKVDCQAHHQTCQSAGITAYPTVRFYPYLGTRRHEHSGEHINSRDSNVIADVITQRLQQLLPRLHNKQKTEL; this comes from the exons ATGGGACACACGTTTGTCCTCGGGGTTCAGCGACCTCGTCCCGTCTGGGTCATGGTGcctccgctgctgctgctcctcgtcctcctgttGGCAGCGGTTTCGGCGGAGAGCCAAGACTACTACAATCTGTTGAAAGTCAACAGGGAGGCCACGACCAGAGAGATACGACAAGCTTTCAAGAAGCTGGCGCTCACCATGCACCCTGACAAAAACCCT GGCGACGCCACAGCCCATGAGAAGTTCCTGCAGGTGAATCGAGCCTACGAGGTTCTGAAGGACGAAGACCTCCGGAagaaatatgataaatatgGAGAAAAGGGATTggacgagcagcagcagggaggacGCTACGAGAGCTGGAACTTCTACCGATATGACTTTG gTATCTACGATGATGATTTGGAGGTCATCACGTTGGATAGCGGAGACTTCG aggcAGCAGTGAACTCTGGAGAAATCTGGTTCATTAACTTCTATTTCCCACGATGCTCTCACTGTCACCAGCTGGCGCCAACG TGGAGGGACTTTGccaaagagatggatggagtcATCAGGATTGGAGCGGTGAACTGTGGAGACAACAACCACCTGTGCAGGAGCAAAGGCATCAACAGCTACCCAAGTCTGTCCATATTCAGAGCAGGACAG agaccagagaagTTTAACGAGGAGCGGTCTAAAGACAGCCTGGTGCGCTTCGCCATGAAGTTCATCACGACAACCGTCACTCAGCTCTGGCAAG GTAACGTGTTCAGCGAGATAGAGAGCGCGTATGCGTCCGGTCTCGGCTGGCTGATCACCTTCTGCTGTGACACCGGAG atTGCCTGGAGCCCACAACGAGACAGAAGGTGGCTGGGATGTTG gatggtCTAGTTAAGGTGGGTTGGATGGACTGCACTTCACAGGAACAGCTCTGTGACAGTTTCCAG GTGACCAGTGGAGTGACTGCTTTGTTCCCACCTGGAAGTTCTCTGGATCTACAAGGCAGCATACTG TGGCTGAATACTCTGGACAGTAAGGAGATTTACAACGAGGTCATCAACCACCTGCCTGATCTGGAACAACTGACCAGTAACAACttccag AGTAAGCTCGCCCATCATCGCTGGTTGGTGAGTTTTATGTTTGGAGACGGAAGCCCCGCCTCCAACGAGTACAAGAAGCTGCAAACCTTCCTACAAAATGACCACATACag gtTGGCAGAGTCGACTGTATAGCAGACTCAAAGTTGTGTCAGTCACTCTACATCCATACACCCTGTGTGGCTGTCTTCAAAGGACTGGGAATCCACGACTTTGAGATCCACCACG GTAAAGATGTGCTGTACAACATTGTGGGTTTTGCGAGGGACAGCGTTCGTGCTCATGTGACGACTCTGAGGCCCGACAACTTCCCTTCAGACAGGAAGGAGCCGTGGCTGGTCGACTTCTTTGCTCCG TGGTGTCCTCCATGTCGAGCTTTACTGCCTGAACTGAGAAAAGCTTCGATCCAGTTGGCCGGACAGATGAAGTTTGGCACTCTGGACTGTACCATCCACCACAACCTCTGCTCTACG TATAAAATTCAGGCTTATCCCACCACCGTGATCTTTAACGGCTCCTCTGTTCATGAATATGAAGGACAACATTCAGCTGACGGCATCCTGGAGTTCATACAG GATCTGGTCAGTCCGTCAGTGATGATCCTGGATCCTTCCAGCTTCAGCGAGAAAGTTACAG GTCGAGCTGAGGGGCAGATCTGGGCGGTGGATTTCTACGCTCCGTGGTGTGGCCCCTGTCAGGCTCTGATTCCAGAGTGGAGACGCATGGCcagg CTGCTGTCGGGTCAGATCCTGGTTGGTTCAGTTGACTGTCAGCACTTTCAGTCGTTCTGTCAGGGTCAGAGCGTGAGGTCGTACCCTGAAATCCGCCTGTATCTCGGCAACACCCGGCAGCCAGATCGCTACAC GAGTTATAATGGGTGGAACAGAGATTCCCATTCACTCAGATCATGGGCACTGAG CTCCTTACCCAGAGCCTCGGTGGACCTGACCCCAGAGTCCTTCAGGTCTCTGGTTCTGTCAGGCCAGGACCACTGGATCCTGGATTTTTACGCCCCTTGGTGTGGACCGTGTCAACACTTCGCCCCAGAGTTTGAGGTCATGGCTCGG gtgcttAAAGGGAAAGTTCGAGCTGGGAAGGTGGATTGTCAGGCTCATCAccagacctgtcaatcagctgGAATCACCGCCTACCCGACCGTCAGATTCTACCCGTACCTGGGAACAAGGAGG CATGAACACAGCGGAGAACACATCAATAGCCGGGACTCTAACGTGATAGCTGACGTCATCACACAGCGACTACAACAGCTGTTGCCGCGGTTACACAACAAACAGAAG ACCGAGCTCTGA
- the nup35 gene encoding nucleoporin NUP35 isoform X2, with protein sequence MELQVGTEPMTLGSPTSPKSAPGAQFLPGFLMGDLPAPASPQPRPFSLAMPIMESTGTPRGGGGSAPQPVVPTPKDKSGAPPVRSIHDDMVTVTTPLNTLRQSFPVMQSPLSARGASTPGVQQLCLSPAQVDPFYSQGESLSSEDHLDQTWITVFGFPPASASYILLQFAQYGNILKHTMASPGNWMHLQYQSRLQARKALSKDGKVFGDAIMVGVKPCIDKSVMDGSVPVSSPLAASFSSVLPSTPRSAIRPLSAAYRSSCSDYQVVADRQTPRKDDSFVSKAMEYMFGW encoded by the exons ATGGAGCTACAAG TGGGAACAGAACCGATGACCCTGGGCTCTCCCACCTCTCCAAAGTCGGCCCCTGGAGCTCAGTTTCTGCCCGGCTTCCTGATGGGCGACTTGCCGGCTCCAGCTAGCCCCCAGCCACGTCCCTTCAGTCTGGCCATGCCCATTATGGAGAGCACAGGTACGCCCCGAG gaggtggaggctcTGCCCCGCAGCCCGTTGTCCCCACCCCCAAAGATAAGAGTGGAGCCCCACCCGTTCGCAGTATCCATGACGACATGGTTACTGTGACTACACCCCTCAACACACTCAGACAG TCTTTTCCAGTTATGCAGTCTCCTCTGTCTGCACGGGGAGCATCAACTCCAG GTGTGCAGCAGCTGTGCCTGTCTCCAGCTCAGGTGGATCCTTTTTACAGTCAGGGAGAGTCTCTGTCATCTGAAGATCATCTGGACCAGACTTGGATCACTGTGTTTGG TTTTCCTCCAGCCTCAGCCTCCTACATCCTGCTGCAGTTCGCACAGTATGGAAACATCCTCaaacacacg ATGGCGTCTCCTGGTAACTGGATGCACCTTCAGTATCAGTCCAGACTTCAGGCCAGGAAGGCTCTGTCTAAAGATGGAAAAGTGTTTGGTGATGCCATCATGGTGGGAGTCAAACCCTGCATAGACAAG agTGTGATGGACGGCAGCGTAcccgtctcctctcccctcgccgcctccttctcctccgtcctcccctcCACTCCTCGCTCCGCCATCAGACCCCTCAGCGCCGCTTACAGGAGCTCCTGCAGCGACTAccag gtggtagcagacagacagacaccaaGGAAGGACGACAGTTTTGTTTCCAAAGCAATGGAGTACATGTTTGGCTGGTGA